The DNA region ATAAATTTTAACAGATATAATCTTAAAGGTATGATAATCAGTCACATGGTTAAAAGAAAGATCTGTTTTTATCTTCCATATAGATGATTTGGAAAACAGGTAGTGGTTTGCCAGAGTGGCCAGCCCCCATTTCAATATGGACTACCCTAAAGCTGATGTCAATTTgacatataatattattgcttCAATCCAAAGTATACCAAaacatatttcaaattttcgaaAGAACCCAATCACAGCCAATTGATAAAAGGAGTTCCAGAAGCCTGAGAAAAGAATCTGACCATCAAATCATCTTTCTTATTTTCAGCTTCAGAGGCTGAAGCGCTGGGACCTTCAGTCATGGTCGTGTCCTGTGAAGCAGGCTGTTGTTCGCCTCCTTTTTCCTTAGCAGCTTCTTCCGCAGCCTTTTTAGCTGCAGCTTCCTGTCTAGCTCTCTCCTCTTCCATAGAAACTCTAAGAGCAAGGGCCAATTCAGGATCCAAGTTGGGGTCTACACCAAAATCAAAACCAGAGACACCACCAGCTGCAGCagcagctgctgctgctgcaaaACCGCTTCCTCCTTCCCCATCCCTAGTAAATATAGGTGTGCTGCAATCAAAAGGCAAGATAAGTCAAATTTGAGAGATCACTTTAACCTTCCATTGAAGCAACCAATATGAAGATAGAAAATAGGCTACTCACTTTATCAAAACATCAGAAAGAGCATTTGGACCAGCAGGAACATGAACTATATGGCTGGTATCATTATTGTTGACAGCTGAAAGAAGCGCTTCCAGCTTCTCCGGCTTCCCATCATCCTCTTCACCAAAGTCAACAATATCAAGTGCAACACTGTTCTTTTTCAACTTCCTTCCAATCATCTCCAGCATTTTCTTGTCATGTTTGATAGGACTGAACGTACATGGAAACAATCATTAGGTAATGGAAATAAGACAAATCTAAAGAAGCACAAAGCAATATTCACAACCTTCCGGCAAAGACAATAATCCTCTGTTGCTGCTTCTTATTTTGACGATGCTTTAGTGCCAGTTGAGCCACCTGGATGCCTGCAGCCAGGTTCATCTCACCACCAATTTCCAAGCCTGAACATAAGAAGGTTACCTCATCAATACATTGTGAATATCAGCATGGGGAAAAACAAAGCTACAAGAGCAGAGCAGGTAAAACtgcaagaaaaattatttcgGTTATGAAGCAATCACAACCATGCTCTGGACCACCTCTATCTCTCACTTCTAATAATTCAACCAAGCAAGTTGGAAACCCTAATTTCCACAGGAACTCTTTTCGCCATTAAACATTTCTTGAAATTCAAAGAGTTATACATCTCTTCAGCTATCCCTTCGCATAAACTAGATTTATATGTATGCTATTCACGACCGTTTTTCAAAATGTAAGTCTACCAGATACACAGGTTAGCACCCCCAAAAGTTCTATAATAGCATATTGTGACTAAAACTAGAGAAAAATGACCCTGAATCCAAATCTGACATCCTAATAATTGTTAAGGATGCAATGATAATagaaaccttttttttttttttttagggtttGCCATCTTTGTAATCCAGCATATTCTATATAGCACCACATGTTATGCATCACTATCGGTAAAGTGCTAACAAGTTAACCAGTTAAACCTTCACCTTTTCAAGCTCAAAACATCACCCACGCCAGATACAGGCGGACCCCTTCACTCATTCTTCATAGAATATGATAAAGCAACATGCTTACACAGGAATCCTAATGCTCCATCAATTATGTTAATAGAAAAAACAATCTGAAAGAAAGGAAACTAACCATGCATACAAGCCAGAATCTTGCCAAGATCACTCGTAGGGGTGACCAAGACGCGAACACCTTTTCCAGCCATGGTGAGGACTCCCACTGTATTTTCTGGATTCGACTATACAAAGCacccaagaaaaaaatcaGTCAGGACTTATCGCTAAGCAACTGTTCCATAAAACAATCTAAAAGCAGCTCAAATGTAAAATTCATCTGCCCAGAAGCCCCAGAGGCAACCAACGCAAAATCGAGTGATTTTGGCAACTAAAATGCAAGAACTTCAAGAACCACAGCGATCTTAACAAATTAGTCAACGACGTTCAATCAACCTACCTGCGTCTTAGCTCCACAGATAATGTTAACAGCATCAGCTTGGGCCTGGAAACGGTTCGGAGCGTAGTCCCCATTCCGCATCCACTCGGAATTGTCGATACAGATCATCGTCGCCTGATGATTAGCAACGTAATCGAGCAAAGCAGGTGAGTGCAGACGAAAAACCCTAACTTGACGGATTGAAAGAGATAGCACGAGTCCGAGTGGCGGAATTTAAAGGAAAGAGCGAGCTTATGCAGTACGTAAGCTTACCTCGAGCACCATGGTTGACGATTTTGAGCAGAGTAAGGGGAAGATCAATGGAGGAAGAGAGTAATTTGcagagaagaggagaagagagtGAAACGAAGAATAGGGGCTTTGCTTTGCTTGGGGAAGAGGGTGGCCGCGGGCTGATATGGTGCATGCAGGAGCACAATAGTTAAGGTGCTCCTCACTTGTgctaattttcatatttttttcatttatatatatattcattttgaCAATAGTATTTCCCATTTTATAGTTTTTGGTAAGTAGtccaataattttctttttgggggGGCCACATCTGATATGGAAACTCAATGGAGCTTGACTAAATTAGGATTGACCAAGGTCGTCCCATTAAGAATTAAACTCTTCAAGCGTAaactttttttcattcacaaaattCGAACCGAAATATTAGTTAAGAAAAAACAATCGCGGAACCAATTGATACGAGCATGTTGATGAAGttcactattttttttatatatatatcctggaaaattaatggtaaattactcaaaaaattatgaacttttaaatttatttcaaatatttcacgaatttatttttaaacatCAAATCATAAACTCTCACTTTTATTTTGCACCTACCatatgcttcttcttcttttttcaatttttggtTGATTTGCTAATATGATGCCGCGTCAgctaaaatactaaaaatttaGTAAATAGTAcatttaaatttaatgaaataaaaaattaacgaATTAAAAAAGCATTCAACCCAAACCCTTGGCATTACTGAGGGTGGACCAATCATCGGGAGTGGTGGCCTTGTCAAAGGTGTTAGCGATCTCATCTCAGGAGATGGTaactaggggtgtgcacggctATCGGTATACTCGGAATCGGTCGGATCCTACCCATTAGGGTAGGGTTCGgatagctcgtattgaaaatatgatagGAATATGGCATTAAAATACGGAACCAATGAAAACCGGTTTCGATTCTGGTTCTTGCATATAGGGTACCCAAAATTGAAATCGAAACCGATATCTGGACCCGAATAATACTTTCcctcactatatatatatagttatattcaaatattcctatattgaaaaaatatagtcactaattaagaataataatcTAAATCTATGTTGACATTTTGTTTTGCATAATTACTAATTATGAATGAgacattttttgttttatttagccagaaaaaaaaattataggttCCAACTGAGTACCcagaacctgtggtataatatagGTTCCGGATAGGTTTCGGTTCCAAGACTCAACAGGATATGGTCTGGTTTTAAAATCTTGGAACTTGTCCCTTACATGGTAAGGTCTAAGTATCGTAAAAAATACATGATACCCGGACCCGCCCTAATGGTGACTAGTGAGGCTTCCCCCATTCATTGATAGGTGGGGCTAGTCGCCTCGTCGGCGACCACCAAATCGGATGAGATTGTTAACACTTCTTGAGGTGATTAGGGACCTCAGTTCGAGAGGTGGTGTACGTCAATCAGTAACCTCAAGAGGTGCTAGCGACCTCCAGGGACAATTGGCCGATTTTGGGTTGAAGTTCTCTCATTATTAATTTAAGTTCTTcaatatttttgtattttattaaatttaatatttaaaattaacatttaacatttgttaaattattagcattttttttatatgcatACTAGGTCAGCAAGTCAACtagaaattgcataaaaaagaGCATATGATACATCTgaaataaaagtgaaaaacTTGTGACtttagattttaaaaaaaagtaggtCACGATAGATTTGAGACAAATTAAAAAGGCACTAGTTTTTTTGTCCTGTGCGTTGCACGGGTTCATTCtcatatatctctatatcatttttattgaaggtatttatatttttaaacatGAATTATCttatacaaaataataataattttcaacttttaattttgatatcaataataatcttcaattatttttaaataaaacttattataataataatttctattCAATTAATATGCATCACATTTTCAAATTAACCGTTACTATCTATTTAtcacatatattaagttttgtaaatagaatagaaatttgtattttaaaaatattgtttataacatctttatatttatcttttatttctatttttatcatttaataaCATTATGTTATAAATTTGTTCTTTTATAAGATCatgataattttagaaattctaTATATCGTCAAACTTTTTTGTAGTGTTTATATCATTTGGTGTTTTATATATGTGTTCATTTTTAACACACATATATCCTTTCTTGTAACAATTGTTCTGCTTTTTGAAACATATATTTGCTCtttaacacaataaaatatgacgAAAGTTAATTTGAAGTTTCATTCGGTAATcaactaataaaattagactaattttgaaTGGTTCGATAAATATTGTTTAACTAATGGTCTCAACTATATTTATCTCATcgatcaatatataatatgcacatttttatagatattcaAACATAATTGGTTACGTACtttttaaatacaaaatatgatgacatatttcaaatatataatttttgttttttatattGCAACAAATTCACATATTACAATAATCTTACCCTTCTAATAAAATATGCTTGAagttaatttgaaatttcatactataatttaataaaattagactaatttttaatggttctaaaaatattttcccaCTAATGGTCTCAATGCAAGATAATTTATCTAATAATTGTATAATATACATACTTTTACAGATATTCACACAAAACTGGTTACGtactttataaatataaaatttgattatagtatttattttttatttttatattaccataatttcatatattacaaaaatttcacccttataataatagaaattaggttaatatctaattaaataattaattattagtatACTTAATTGTcacttaatttttgaaatgggCCTTTTCTAATAAGCCGAGAAGATATTGGGTTTTTATAATGGGGTTTGATTTGATTAAAtcaattctcttaattatttaatatattatttaaataatttttctattaatgATAGAGCATCTATTACAATAGGAtacaattttacttatatatggatatggatGATTTTCTGAGTAATTTATCGAGAGCTAACTATGACATGTATATCATTGCTAAGAGTCTAAGACCCCTCTTTTAATTATAATCAGAGTGTTGGGATCTCTAAAGGCATCCAAAAAATGGACATATCATGACTGAAATTGGAAAACAACCCTCTTTAACTTGAAGTCCTTGAAGTCGAGATAAATGAATCTCTTGATTCGTAGAGTAGTCAATTATCGAGATTTAATATCCAATCAACTTTTAATACATATGTCATTGATTTGGGCTGGCATAGGATTGGCATGATCAACTGGCATTCGCGATGAATCAGGCGTTCATTTTCCCGATTAACCGGACCTTCCTAATTAGACTTTTTGCTTCTTGCGAATGGCTGGTCTAATGTGCTGCTATGGAATTCCACGACATCACATCTATATGTATTCCATTCCATATCCGTTTGATTTGTCATTTTATTGAACCTAAGAGGCCATAAGAAAAAATGCGGGAGAAC from Punica granatum isolate Tunisia-2019 chromosome 3, ASM765513v2, whole genome shotgun sequence includes:
- the LOC116201619 gene encoding 26S proteasome non-ATPase regulatory subunit 4 homolog isoform X1; its protein translation is MVLEATMICIDNSEWMRNGDYAPNRFQAQADAVNIICGAKTQSNPENTVGVLTMAGKGVRVLVTPTSDLGKILACMHGLEIGGEMNLAAGIQVAQLALKHRQNKKQQQRIIVFAGSPIKHDKKMLEMIGRKLKKNSVALDIVDFGEEDDGKPEKLEALLSAVNNNDTSHIVHVPAGPNALSDVLINTPIFTRDGEGGSGFAAAAAAAAAGGVSGFDFGVDPNLDPELALALRVSMEEERARQEAAAKKAAEEAAKEKGGEQQPASQDTTMTEGPSASASEAENKKDDLMDDENALLQRALAMSMDDTTSSHDVRDTDMSEAAADDPDLQLALQLSVQDSAKEGNDVSKLLADQSFVSSILATLPGVDPNDPSVKDLLASMQNQSEQKKDEDKGPDGDEKK
- the LOC116201619 gene encoding 26S proteasome non-ATPase regulatory subunit 4 homolog isoform X2; this encodes MVLEATMICIDNSEWMRNGDYAPNRFQAQADAVNIICGAKTQSNPENTVGVLTMAGKGVRVLVTPTSDLGKILACMHGLEIGGEMNLAAGIQVAQLALKHRQNKKQQQRIIVFAGSPIKHDKKMLEMIGRKLKKNSVALDIVDFGEEDDGKPEKLEALLSAVNNNDTSHIVHVPAGPNALSDVLINTPIFTRDGEGGSGFAAAAAAAAAGGVSGFDFGVDPNLDPELALALRVSMEEERARQEAAAKKAAEEAAKEKGGEQQPASQDTTMTEGPSASASEAENKKDDLMDDENALLQRALAMSMDDTTSSHDVRDTDMSEAAADDPDLQLALQLSVQDSAKEGNDVSKLLADQSFVSSILATLPGVDPNDPSVKDLLASMQNQSEKKDEDKGPDGDEKK